GACGAACGCCTTATGTCATTGGGGGACTGGATTATGCTAAGAAAATAGGGGCAACGACGGCTTCGATAGCTTGTAATGAAAACGCTCAAATTAGTCAACATGCCGAATTTCCTATTGAAGTTGAAGTGGGCCCAGAAGTCTTAACGGGGTCAACACGCTTGAAGTCTGGTACAGCCCAAAAGTTGGTATTAAATATGCTTTCAACGGCTTCAATGATTGGTATTGGAAAGGTATATAAAAATCTAATGGTAGATGTTCGAGCGACAAATGATAAGTTAGTGGAAAGATCCAAACGAATTATTATGCAAGCCACAGATTGTAGCTATGAACAAGCAGATAAGGTTTTTTATCAAGCAGATCAAAATGTGAAAATTGCGATAGTAATGATTTTGACAGGTGTTGAAAAAAATGAGGCAAATGACAAACTGGTTCAGGGAAATGGTTTTGTTAGAAATACACTTTAAAAGGAGGAAGAAAAAGTGGCAGATAAAGTAACGAAATTAGCAGAAGAAAT
This region of Tetragenococcus osmophilus genomic DNA includes:
- the murQ gene encoding N-acetylmuramic acid 6-phosphate etherase; its protein translation is MSLDDMSVMEVLQTMNEEDKNVPIAIEKALPQVKKVVEQIIQSFNNKGRLFYIGAGTSGRLGVLDAAECVPTFGTEPEMVQGLIAGGMEAMTVAVEGAEDSQELARKDLAQASLTKNDIVVGIAASGRTPYVIGGLDYAKKIGATTASIACNENAQISQHAEFPIEVEVGPEVLTGSTRLKSGTAQKLVLNMLSTASMIGIGKVYKNLMVDVRATNDKLVERSKRIIMQATDCSYEQADKVFYQADQNVKIAIVMILTGVEKNEANDKLVQGNGFVRNTL